A window of the Rhizobium brockwellii genome harbors these coding sequences:
- the ruvC gene encoding crossover junction endodeoxyribonuclease RuvC — MQNTIRIVGIDPGLRRTGWGIIETSGNSLRFVASGTVTSDGDMDLASRLCQLHDGLAEIVHSYKPDEAAVEQTFVNKDAVATLKLGQARGIAMLVPARAGLPVSEYAPNAVKKAVIGVGHGEKQQIHMMLKILMPKAEFKGNDAADALAIAICHAHNRGSNRMRQALAG; from the coding sequence ATGCAAAATACGATTCGCATCGTCGGCATCGATCCCGGGCTTCGCCGCACCGGCTGGGGAATCATCGAGACATCAGGCAATTCGCTGCGGTTTGTGGCATCCGGAACCGTGACCTCCGATGGCGACATGGACCTTGCCTCCCGCCTTTGCCAGTTGCACGACGGCCTGGCGGAAATCGTCCACAGCTACAAGCCGGATGAGGCCGCCGTCGAACAAACCTTCGTCAACAAGGATGCGGTGGCGACCCTGAAGCTTGGCCAGGCCCGCGGCATCGCCATGCTGGTGCCGGCGCGCGCCGGGCTGCCGGTCTCCGAATATGCCCCGAACGCCGTGAAGAAGGCAGTCATCGGCGTCGGCCACGGCGAAAAGCAGCAGATCCACATGATGCTGAAGATCCTGATGCCGAAGGCCGAATTCAAGGGCAACGACGCCGCCGACGCCCTGGCGATCGCCATCTGCCATGCGCATAATCGCGGCAGCAACCGGATGCGGCAGGCGCTGGCCGGCTAA
- a CDS encoding AbrB/MazE/SpoVT family DNA-binding domain-containing protein, with the protein MRVTEKGQVTIPKDIRDRLKIGPGSEVDFVADEKGARLVVLSSRIEPSQDDFESWLGSMSGTLDTSGMTTDEFMEWLRGPRDDLSPR; encoded by the coding sequence ATGCGCGTGACGGAAAAAGGCCAGGTGACCATTCCCAAGGACATCCGAGACCGTTTGAAGATCGGCCCCGGATCCGAGGTGGATTTCGTTGCCGATGAAAAGGGTGCCCGCCTCGTTGTCCTATCCAGCAGGATAGAGCCATCACAGGACGATTTTGAGTCCTGGCTCGGCAGTATGAGCGGGACCCTCGACACCAGCGGCATGACGACCGATGAGTTCATGGAATGGTTGAGGGGACCACGTGATGACCTCAGTCCTCGTTGA
- a CDS encoding type II toxin-antitoxin system VapC family toxin produces the protein MTSVLVDTNIFIDIFGPDNPFREWSARALSILRPDSQFIMTPVVWAELASMTPREETLAFLLSRLNLIREALPFPAAYRAGMAHAQYRRSGGLRDRTLPDFFIGAHALVRSHRLLTRDGARYRSYFPELDIISPETHP, from the coding sequence ATGACCTCAGTCCTCGTTGATACGAACATCTTCATCGATATTTTCGGGCCGGATAATCCTTTCAGGGAATGGTCCGCGCGGGCGTTGAGCATATTGCGCCCGGATTCGCAATTCATCATGACACCGGTCGTCTGGGCGGAGTTGGCAAGCATGACCCCGCGCGAGGAAACCCTCGCATTTCTCCTGTCGCGACTGAACCTGATCCGCGAGGCCCTGCCGTTTCCCGCCGCGTACCGGGCCGGCATGGCCCACGCGCAGTACCGGAGAAGCGGCGGCCTGCGCGATCGCACCCTGCCGGATTTTTTCATCGGGGCGCACGCCCTCGTTCGATCGCACCGCCTTCTGACGCGCGATGGCGCGCGCTACCGCTCCTATTTCCCTGAATTGGACATCATTTCTCCCGAAACGCATCCTTGA
- the ruvA gene encoding Holliday junction branch migration protein RuvA — protein sequence MIGKLKGTIDEIGEDYVLVDVHGVCYVAHCSARTLSKLGSTGEACVLFIETYVREDQLKLFGFMTALEREWFNLLQSVQGVGAKVALAVLSTLTPGELANAIALQDRTAVSRAPGVGPKVAMRLVTELKNRAPAFAGEAINIALKQELGEGVAAAPVADAVSALTNLGYSRDQAANAVAAAMKTAGDHADSAKLIRLGLKELAR from the coding sequence ATGATCGGCAAGCTGAAAGGCACCATAGACGAGATCGGCGAAGACTATGTGCTCGTCGATGTACACGGCGTCTGCTACGTCGCCCATTGCTCGGCCCGCACCCTGTCGAAGCTTGGCTCGACTGGTGAGGCCTGCGTGCTGTTTATCGAAACCTATGTGCGCGAGGACCAGCTGAAGCTCTTCGGTTTCATGACCGCGCTGGAGCGGGAATGGTTCAACCTGCTCCAGAGCGTTCAAGGCGTCGGCGCCAAGGTGGCGCTCGCCGTGCTCTCGACGCTGACCCCAGGCGAACTTGCCAATGCGATCGCCCTGCAGGATCGCACCGCAGTCTCCCGTGCGCCGGGCGTCGGTCCCAAGGTGGCGATGCGCCTCGTCACCGAACTCAAGAACCGGGCGCCTGCCTTTGCCGGCGAAGCGATCAATATCGCTCTCAAGCAGGAACTCGGCGAAGGCGTCGCGGCCGCCCCGGTCGCCGACGCGGTATCTGCATTGACCAACCTCGGCTATTCCCGCGACCAGGCCGCCAATGCGGTTGCCGCGGCAATGAAGACAGCGGGTGATCACGCCGACAGCGCCAAGCTGATCAGGCTGGGATTGAAGGAACTGGCGCGGTGA
- the ruvB gene encoding Holliday junction branch migration DNA helicase RuvB has protein sequence MSEPARLISPEKRGEDLDITLRPQSLDEFTGQAEARANLKVFIEAAKNRGEALDHVLFVGPPGLGKTTLAQIMAKELGVNFRSTSGPVIAKAGDLAALLTNLEERDVLFIDEIHRLNPAVEEILYPAMEDFQLDLIIGEGPAARSVKIDLSKFTLVAATTRLGLLTTPLRDRFGIPVRLSFYTVEELELIVRRGARLMNLPITEEGAREIARRARGTPRIAGRLLRRVRDFAEVARAEAVTREIADEALTRLLVDNVGFDQLDKRYLNMIAVNFGGGPVGIETIAAGLSEPRDAIEDIIEPYMIQQGFIQRTPRGRVLTAIAWKHLGMQPPKDMEAAQFRLFQEDN, from the coding sequence ATGAGCGAACCCGCCCGCCTGATATCGCCGGAAAAGCGGGGCGAAGACCTTGATATCACGTTGCGCCCGCAATCGCTGGACGAGTTCACCGGCCAGGCGGAAGCGCGCGCCAATCTCAAGGTCTTCATCGAGGCGGCGAAAAACCGCGGCGAAGCGCTGGACCATGTGCTCTTCGTCGGTCCGCCGGGCCTTGGCAAGACGACGCTGGCGCAGATCATGGCCAAAGAGCTCGGCGTCAACTTCCGCTCGACGTCGGGCCCGGTGATCGCCAAGGCCGGCGATCTCGCTGCCCTGCTCACCAATCTCGAGGAGCGCGACGTGCTCTTCATCGACGAGATCCATCGCCTCAACCCCGCCGTCGAGGAAATCCTCTATCCGGCCATGGAAGATTTCCAGCTCGACCTCATCATCGGGGAAGGCCCTGCGGCTCGCTCGGTGAAGATCGACTTGTCGAAATTCACACTGGTGGCGGCCACCACCCGCCTCGGCCTGTTGACGACGCCGCTGCGCGACCGCTTTGGCATTCCGGTGCGCCTGAGCTTCTACACCGTCGAGGAGCTGGAACTGATCGTGCGCCGTGGCGCGCGGCTGATGAACCTGCCGATCACTGAGGAGGGCGCCCGCGAGATCGCAAGACGTGCCCGTGGCACTCCGCGCATCGCCGGCCGGCTGTTGCGGCGCGTGCGCGACTTTGCCGAGGTGGCAAGGGCGGAGGCCGTCACCCGCGAGATCGCCGACGAGGCGCTGACCCGCCTGCTGGTCGACAATGTCGGCTTCGACCAGCTCGACAAACGTTACCTCAATATGATCGCGGTCAATTTCGGCGGCGGCCCGGTCGGCATCGAAACCATTGCCGCCGGCCTTTCCGAGCCGCGCGACGCGATCGAGGACATCATCGAGCCCTACATGATCCAGCAGGGTTTCATTCAGCGCACGCCACGCGGCCGTGTCCTGACCGCAATCGCGTGGAAACATCTGGGAATGCAACCACCTAAGGATATGGAGGCTGCGCAGTTCCGGCTGTTCCAGGAGGACAATTGA
- a CDS encoding metallophosphoesterase, with translation MITRRGFFKVLGGSVAGVMSLGGYAFAYEPLARLSITRYQLTPPGWTPGLKLRVVALADLHACEPWMSAGRIAAICHRANELEGDVTVLLGDYAAGMNMVTQYVHSSQWSKALSTLQAPLGVHAIMGNHDWWEDRTAQKNGGMETFGHRALADVGIPVYGNHAVRLEKDGRGFWLAGLEDQLALLPGRKWGRTQMLGLDDLDGTMAQVTDDAPVILLAHEPDIFPRVPERVSLTLSGHTHGGQIRFLGRSPIVPSRYGNRYAYGHMIEEGRNIIVSGGLGCSIAPVRFGVPPEIVVIDLG, from the coding sequence GTGATCACCCGCCGCGGATTTTTCAAGGTTCTCGGCGGCAGTGTCGCAGGCGTCATGTCGCTCGGTGGTTATGCCTTTGCTTATGAACCGCTCGCGCGTCTCTCCATCACCCGCTACCAGCTGACGCCGCCGGGCTGGACGCCAGGGCTCAAGCTGCGCGTCGTCGCGCTCGCCGATCTCCATGCCTGTGAACCCTGGATGTCGGCAGGCCGTATTGCCGCGATCTGCCACAGGGCGAATGAACTCGAAGGCGACGTCACCGTCCTGCTCGGCGATTACGCGGCCGGCATGAACATGGTGACGCAATACGTGCATTCGAGCCAATGGTCGAAGGCGCTCTCTACCTTGCAGGCCCCTCTCGGCGTCCATGCGATCATGGGCAACCACGATTGGTGGGAGGACAGGACCGCTCAGAAGAACGGCGGGATGGAAACATTCGGACACCGAGCCCTCGCCGACGTCGGCATCCCGGTCTACGGCAACCACGCCGTTCGGCTCGAAAAGGATGGCCGCGGCTTTTGGCTCGCAGGCCTCGAAGATCAGCTGGCGCTGCTGCCCGGCCGGAAGTGGGGCCGCACGCAGATGCTCGGCCTCGACGATCTCGATGGAACGATGGCTCAGGTGACGGACGATGCGCCCGTCATTCTGCTCGCTCATGAGCCAGATATCTTTCCGCGCGTGCCGGAGCGCGTCTCGTTGACGCTATCGGGCCACACGCACGGCGGACAGATCCGTTTCCTCGGCCGTTCGCCTATCGTGCCCTCGCGCTACGGCAACCGCTACGCCTATGGCCATATGATCGAGGAGGGGCGTAATATCATCGTCTCCGGTGGCCTCGGCTGCTCCATCGCGCCGGTGCGCTTCGGCGTGCCGCCGGAAATTGTCGTCATCGATCTTGGATAG
- a CDS encoding NUDIX hydrolase: MAKRTLIRLNAGAERFNYRIAGLGFRDGHVLVHRAVHEPFWTFPGGRAEVGETSEETLKREMVEELGVEVTVHRLLWIVENFFHYEQRDWHELGLYYLLEIPPEFPFQPGEIIHRVEDGDNHLEFKWVLATREALTALDIPPYFIADEIETLPVAPRHLVWRDGDLDGKD; this comes from the coding sequence ATGGCCAAGCGCACTCTCATCCGCCTGAATGCGGGCGCTGAGCGTTTCAACTATCGCATTGCCGGCCTCGGCTTTCGCGATGGCCACGTGCTCGTTCATCGCGCCGTGCATGAGCCCTTCTGGACCTTTCCGGGCGGCAGGGCGGAAGTCGGCGAGACGTCGGAGGAAACGCTCAAACGGGAGATGGTCGAGGAACTGGGCGTTGAGGTGACCGTCCATCGCCTGCTCTGGATCGTCGAAAATTTTTTCCACTACGAACAGCGCGACTGGCATGAACTCGGGCTTTATTACCTGTTGGAGATTCCGCCGGAATTCCCCTTCCAGCCGGGCGAGATCATCCACCGGGTCGAGGACGGCGACAACCATCTCGAATTCAAATGGGTGCTTGCGACGCGGGAGGCCCTGACCGCACTCGACATCCCGCCCTATTTCATCGCCGATGAAATCGAAACCCTACCCGTTGCGCCACGTCATCTCGTCTGGCGGGACGGCGATCTCGACGGCAAAGACTGA
- a CDS encoding DinB family protein → MPTFDPVRPFRKLAYNNALANRRLLQACATLKPGEFEAPRTSFFPSIKETLNHTITVDWFYIDGLEGGTLGLKAFEVDEPFHDVSSLADAQAKVDQRLVALCEALTPEKLTSTISLHRGARIQEERMEDVLGHLFQHQTHHRGQVHAMLSGTSVAPPQLDEFIVADDARFRGAELPALGWSEETLMR, encoded by the coding sequence ATGCCGACCTTCGATCCTGTCAGGCCATTCCGCAAACTTGCCTATAACAACGCCCTTGCCAACCGCCGGCTGCTTCAGGCCTGCGCGACATTGAAGCCCGGCGAATTCGAAGCGCCGCGCACAAGCTTCTTCCCCTCGATCAAGGAAACCTTGAACCACACCATCACCGTCGACTGGTTCTATATCGACGGCCTGGAAGGCGGCACGCTCGGACTCAAGGCCTTCGAGGTCGACGAACCATTCCATGACGTTTCCTCGCTGGCAGACGCGCAGGCGAAGGTCGATCAGCGCCTGGTGGCACTTTGCGAGGCCCTAACGCCGGAGAAGCTCACCTCGACAATCAGCCTCCATCGCGGCGCCCGCATCCAGGAAGAGCGGATGGAAGACGTGCTCGGCCACCTCTTCCAGCATCAGACCCATCATCGCGGACAGGTGCATGCGATGCTCTCCGGCACCAGCGTCGCTCCGCCGCAACTCGACGAATTCATCGTTGCCGACGATGCGCGGTTTCGCGGCGCAGAACTCCCCGCTCTCGGCTGGAGCGAAGAAACGCTGATGCGCTGA